From the genome of Alosa sapidissima isolate fAloSap1 chromosome 14, fAloSap1.pri, whole genome shotgun sequence, one region includes:
- the prc1b gene encoding protein regulator of cytokinesis 1b isoform X3, with the protein MRKSEVLAAESVACLNKALCHLKGIWEEIGIPEDQRLERTNVVKNHIKGLLDMMITEEESLRQRLMDSIATCRKELQKLCQELQLPPFEEDESQTMLHQEKTIRMRVSAMVEEKSQRMRHLKALTDQDQDLCDLLCSEPFPIAPDRVPSTEQLEKYKQHIAQLSAEREKRHSEFVGLKKQIVFCMEDLDQLPETSFEKDVVCEDEEAFCLSKENINSLKLMLHQLEMRKAENEAVCVAYREKIQQLWERLQTPQEERDAMSVHMTLSKKRNMDALQEELVRVEALKRKNICSVVTSIREEIAILWDKCFYSMEQRQAFWAYYDDDFTEELLSCHDAEIVLLRQHYESHKELFEGTYRWEESWRLFLDLEKKATDPSRFTNRGGNLLKEEKQRSDLHKSLPKLEKKLKAQIDQWEQEQGREFLVKGQKFMQYVSEQWELYRLDKEKEKQERHLKKSKQIEEDMLYGTSVRSPCKRRFLGSTATPGKARKLNATSTLSAGTSNSTRSVFGGTVCHSPVSRPPMSVSKVNAPRTPVRGRVPRGALMERNKENLCPAPAASGALLGKPVSPQPNASINSVASTYSEFARDLSKMSKSKCVAEILNSTVTHL; encoded by the exons ATGAGGAAAAG TGAGGTTCTTGCTGCAGAATCTGTGGCGTGCCTGAATAAGGCACTATGTCATCTGAAAGGTATCTGGGAGGAAATTGGTATCCCAGAGGACCAGCGACTGGAGCGAACAAATGTTGTCAAAAATCATATAAAA GGGCTGCTGGATATGATGATaacagaggaggagagcctGAGACAACGATTGATGGATAGCATTGCAACATGCCGCAAAGAACTGCAGAAACTCTGCCAGGAGTTGCAGTTACCTCCTTTTGAG GAAGATGAGAGCCAGACAATGCTTCATCAGGAGAAGACCATCCGCATGCGGGTGTCTGCGATGGTAGAGGAGAAGAGCCAGCGCATGAGACACCTGAAGGCCCTGACCGACCAGGACCAGGACCTGTGTGACCTGCTCTGCTCGGAGCCGTTCCCCATCGCCCCAGACCGGGTGCCCTCCACCGAACAGCTGGAGAAGTACAAACAGCACATCGCTCAACTGTCTGCAGAGAGG GAAAAGAGGCACAGTGAATTTGTCGGGCtgaagaaacaaatagttttctGCATGGAGGatctggatcaactgccagagACCAGTTTTGAGAAGGATGTGGTTTGTGAAGACGAAGAGGCTTTCTGTCTGTCCAAAGAAAACATCAACTCTCTGAAACTTATGCTTCATCAG CTGGAGATGCGCAAGGCGGAGAACGAGGCGGTGTGTGTGGCCTACCGGGAGAAGATCCAGCAGCTGTGGGAGAGGCTGCAGACCCCGCAGGAGGAGAGGGATGCCATGTCTGTCCACATGACCCTGTCCAAGAAGAGGAACATGGACGCT TTGCAAGAAGAGTTGGTCCGTGTGGAGGCACtgaaacgaaaaaatatctgtAGCGTCGTAACATCCATCCGTGAGGAGATAGCCATCCTCTGGGACAAGTGCTTCTACAGCATGGAGCAACGGCAGGCGTTTTGGGCCTACTACGATG ATGACTTCACTGAGGAGCTGCTAAGTTGTCATGACGCAGAGATAGTACTTCTGAGACAGCACTACGAGAGCCACAAGGAGCTATTTGAGGGCACTTACAGATGGGAAGAGAGCTGGAGACTTTTCTTAGATTTAGAG AAAAAAGCAACTGATCCCTCACGGTTCACCAATCGTGGAGGAAACCTGTTGAAGGAGGAGAAACAGCGCTCTGATTTACACAAGAGTCTTCCCAAG CTGGAGAAGAAGCTGAAGGCCCAGATTGACCAGTGGGAGCAAGAGCAGGGTCGTGAGTTCCTGGTCAAAGGCCAGAAGTTCATGCAGTACGTGTCTGAACAGTGGGAGCTCTACAGGCTGgacaaggagaaggagaaacaagagagg CATCTAAAGAAGAGCAAGCAGATAGAGGAGGACATGTTGTACGGTACCTCTGTCCGGTCGCCGTGCAAACGCAGGTTCCTGGGGTCAACCGCCACCCCTGGCAAAGCACGCAAG CTTAATGCAACGTCCACTCTGTCTGCTGGTACATCAAACAGCACCCGCTCCGTTTTCGGGGGCACAGTCTGCCACTCCCCTGTGTCTCGGCCTCCCATGTCTGTCAGCAAG GTTAATGCCCCGCGGACCCCAGTCAGAGGCAGAGTCCCGCGCGGGGCCCTGATGGAGCGCAACAAGGAGAACCTGTGCCCTGCCCCAGCCGCCAGTGGTGCGTTGCTGGGCAAGCCAGTTAGCCCTCAGCCTAACGCCAGCATTAATTCTGTCGCCAGCACCTATTCTGAGTTTGCG CGAGACCTCTCGAAAATGTCCAAGTCCAAGTGTGTGGCCGAGATTTTAAACTCAACCGTCACTCACCTTTAA
- the prc1b gene encoding protein regulator of cytokinesis 1b isoform X1: MRKSEVLAAESVACLNKALCHLKGIWEEIGIPEDQRLERTNVVKNHIKGLLDMMITEEESLRQRLMDSIATCRKELQKLCQELQLPPFEEDESQTMLHQEKTIRMRVSAMVEEKSQRMRHLKALTDQDQDLCDLLCSEPFPIAPDRVPSTEQLEKYKQHIAQLSAEREKRHSEFVGLKKQIVFCMEDLDQLPETSFEKDVVCEDEEAFCLSKENINSLKLMLHQLEMRKAENEAVCVAYREKIQQLWERLQTPQEERDAMSVHMTLSKKRNMDALQEELVRVEALKRKNICSVVTSIREEIAILWDKCFYSMEQRQAFWAYYDDDFTEELLSCHDAEIVLLRQHYESHKELFEGTYRWEESWRLFLDLEKKATDPSRFTNRGGNLLKEEKQRSDLHKSLPKLEKKLKAQIDQWEQEQGREFLVKGQKFMQYVSEQWELYRLDKEKEKQERHLKKSKQIEEDMLYGTSVRSPCKRRFLGSTATPGKARKLNATSTLSAGTSNSTRSVFGGTVCHSPVSRPPMSVSKVNAPRTPVRGRVPRGALMERNKENLCPAPAASGALLGKPVSPQPNASINSVASTYSEFAKEWTSGESGKSSETSRKCPSPSVWPRF; encoded by the exons ATGAGGAAAAG TGAGGTTCTTGCTGCAGAATCTGTGGCGTGCCTGAATAAGGCACTATGTCATCTGAAAGGTATCTGGGAGGAAATTGGTATCCCAGAGGACCAGCGACTGGAGCGAACAAATGTTGTCAAAAATCATATAAAA GGGCTGCTGGATATGATGATaacagaggaggagagcctGAGACAACGATTGATGGATAGCATTGCAACATGCCGCAAAGAACTGCAGAAACTCTGCCAGGAGTTGCAGTTACCTCCTTTTGAG GAAGATGAGAGCCAGACAATGCTTCATCAGGAGAAGACCATCCGCATGCGGGTGTCTGCGATGGTAGAGGAGAAGAGCCAGCGCATGAGACACCTGAAGGCCCTGACCGACCAGGACCAGGACCTGTGTGACCTGCTCTGCTCGGAGCCGTTCCCCATCGCCCCAGACCGGGTGCCCTCCACCGAACAGCTGGAGAAGTACAAACAGCACATCGCTCAACTGTCTGCAGAGAGG GAAAAGAGGCACAGTGAATTTGTCGGGCtgaagaaacaaatagttttctGCATGGAGGatctggatcaactgccagagACCAGTTTTGAGAAGGATGTGGTTTGTGAAGACGAAGAGGCTTTCTGTCTGTCCAAAGAAAACATCAACTCTCTGAAACTTATGCTTCATCAG CTGGAGATGCGCAAGGCGGAGAACGAGGCGGTGTGTGTGGCCTACCGGGAGAAGATCCAGCAGCTGTGGGAGAGGCTGCAGACCCCGCAGGAGGAGAGGGATGCCATGTCTGTCCACATGACCCTGTCCAAGAAGAGGAACATGGACGCT TTGCAAGAAGAGTTGGTCCGTGTGGAGGCACtgaaacgaaaaaatatctgtAGCGTCGTAACATCCATCCGTGAGGAGATAGCCATCCTCTGGGACAAGTGCTTCTACAGCATGGAGCAACGGCAGGCGTTTTGGGCCTACTACGATG ATGACTTCACTGAGGAGCTGCTAAGTTGTCATGACGCAGAGATAGTACTTCTGAGACAGCACTACGAGAGCCACAAGGAGCTATTTGAGGGCACTTACAGATGGGAAGAGAGCTGGAGACTTTTCTTAGATTTAGAG AAAAAAGCAACTGATCCCTCACGGTTCACCAATCGTGGAGGAAACCTGTTGAAGGAGGAGAAACAGCGCTCTGATTTACACAAGAGTCTTCCCAAG CTGGAGAAGAAGCTGAAGGCCCAGATTGACCAGTGGGAGCAAGAGCAGGGTCGTGAGTTCCTGGTCAAAGGCCAGAAGTTCATGCAGTACGTGTCTGAACAGTGGGAGCTCTACAGGCTGgacaaggagaaggagaaacaagagagg CATCTAAAGAAGAGCAAGCAGATAGAGGAGGACATGTTGTACGGTACCTCTGTCCGGTCGCCGTGCAAACGCAGGTTCCTGGGGTCAACCGCCACCCCTGGCAAAGCACGCAAG CTTAATGCAACGTCCACTCTGTCTGCTGGTACATCAAACAGCACCCGCTCCGTTTTCGGGGGCACAGTCTGCCACTCCCCTGTGTCTCGGCCTCCCATGTCTGTCAGCAAG GTTAATGCCCCGCGGACCCCAGTCAGAGGCAGAGTCCCGCGCGGGGCCCTGATGGAGCGCAACAAGGAGAACCTGTGCCCTGCCCCAGCCGCCAGTGGTGCGTTGCTGGGCAAGCCAGTTAGCCCTCAGCCTAACGCCAGCATTAATTCTGTCGCCAGCACCTATTCTGAGTTTGCG AAGGAATGGACCAGCGGTGAGTCCGGCAAATCCAG CGAGACCTCTCGAAAATGTCCAAGTCCAAGTGTGTGGCCGAGATTTTAA
- the prc1b gene encoding protein regulator of cytokinesis 1b isoform X2: MRKSEVLAAESVACLNKALCHLKGIWEEIGIPEDQRLERTNVVKNHIKGLLDMMITEEESLRQRLMDSIATCRKELQKLCQELQLPPFEEDESQTMLHQEKTIRMRVSAMVEEKSQRMRHLKALTDQDQDLCDLLCSEPFPIAPDRVPSTEQLEKYKQHIAQLSAEREKRHSEFVGLKKQIVFCMEDLDQLPETSFEKDVVCEDEEAFCLSKENINSLKLMLHQLEMRKAENEAVCVAYREKIQQLWERLQTPQEERDAMSVHMTLSKKRNMDALQEELVRVEALKRKNICSVVTSIREEIAILWDKCFYSMEQRQAFWAYYDDDFTEELLSCHDAEIVLLRQHYESHKELFEGTYRWEESWRLFLDLEKKATDPSRFTNRGGNLLKEEKQRSDLHKSLPKLEKKLKAQIDQWEQEQGREFLVKGQKFMQYVSEQWELYRLDKEKEKQERHLKKSKQIEEDMLYGTSVRSPCKRRFLGSTATPGKARKLNATSTLSAGTSNSTRSVFGGTVCHSPVSRPPMSVSKVNAPRTPVRGRVPRGALMERNKENLCPAPAASGALLGKPVSPQPNASINSVASTYSEFAEWTSGESGKSSETSRKCPSPSVWPRF; this comes from the exons ATGAGGAAAAG TGAGGTTCTTGCTGCAGAATCTGTGGCGTGCCTGAATAAGGCACTATGTCATCTGAAAGGTATCTGGGAGGAAATTGGTATCCCAGAGGACCAGCGACTGGAGCGAACAAATGTTGTCAAAAATCATATAAAA GGGCTGCTGGATATGATGATaacagaggaggagagcctGAGACAACGATTGATGGATAGCATTGCAACATGCCGCAAAGAACTGCAGAAACTCTGCCAGGAGTTGCAGTTACCTCCTTTTGAG GAAGATGAGAGCCAGACAATGCTTCATCAGGAGAAGACCATCCGCATGCGGGTGTCTGCGATGGTAGAGGAGAAGAGCCAGCGCATGAGACACCTGAAGGCCCTGACCGACCAGGACCAGGACCTGTGTGACCTGCTCTGCTCGGAGCCGTTCCCCATCGCCCCAGACCGGGTGCCCTCCACCGAACAGCTGGAGAAGTACAAACAGCACATCGCTCAACTGTCTGCAGAGAGG GAAAAGAGGCACAGTGAATTTGTCGGGCtgaagaaacaaatagttttctGCATGGAGGatctggatcaactgccagagACCAGTTTTGAGAAGGATGTGGTTTGTGAAGACGAAGAGGCTTTCTGTCTGTCCAAAGAAAACATCAACTCTCTGAAACTTATGCTTCATCAG CTGGAGATGCGCAAGGCGGAGAACGAGGCGGTGTGTGTGGCCTACCGGGAGAAGATCCAGCAGCTGTGGGAGAGGCTGCAGACCCCGCAGGAGGAGAGGGATGCCATGTCTGTCCACATGACCCTGTCCAAGAAGAGGAACATGGACGCT TTGCAAGAAGAGTTGGTCCGTGTGGAGGCACtgaaacgaaaaaatatctgtAGCGTCGTAACATCCATCCGTGAGGAGATAGCCATCCTCTGGGACAAGTGCTTCTACAGCATGGAGCAACGGCAGGCGTTTTGGGCCTACTACGATG ATGACTTCACTGAGGAGCTGCTAAGTTGTCATGACGCAGAGATAGTACTTCTGAGACAGCACTACGAGAGCCACAAGGAGCTATTTGAGGGCACTTACAGATGGGAAGAGAGCTGGAGACTTTTCTTAGATTTAGAG AAAAAAGCAACTGATCCCTCACGGTTCACCAATCGTGGAGGAAACCTGTTGAAGGAGGAGAAACAGCGCTCTGATTTACACAAGAGTCTTCCCAAG CTGGAGAAGAAGCTGAAGGCCCAGATTGACCAGTGGGAGCAAGAGCAGGGTCGTGAGTTCCTGGTCAAAGGCCAGAAGTTCATGCAGTACGTGTCTGAACAGTGGGAGCTCTACAGGCTGgacaaggagaaggagaaacaagagagg CATCTAAAGAAGAGCAAGCAGATAGAGGAGGACATGTTGTACGGTACCTCTGTCCGGTCGCCGTGCAAACGCAGGTTCCTGGGGTCAACCGCCACCCCTGGCAAAGCACGCAAG CTTAATGCAACGTCCACTCTGTCTGCTGGTACATCAAACAGCACCCGCTCCGTTTTCGGGGGCACAGTCTGCCACTCCCCTGTGTCTCGGCCTCCCATGTCTGTCAGCAAG GTTAATGCCCCGCGGACCCCAGTCAGAGGCAGAGTCCCGCGCGGGGCCCTGATGGAGCGCAACAAGGAGAACCTGTGCCCTGCCCCAGCCGCCAGTGGTGCGTTGCTGGGCAAGCCAGTTAGCCCTCAGCCTAACGCCAGCATTAATTCTGTCGCCAGCACCTATTCTGAGTTTGCG GAATGGACCAGCGGTGAGTCCGGCAAATCCAG CGAGACCTCTCGAAAATGTCCAAGTCCAAGTGTGTGGCCGAGATTTTAA
- the vps33b gene encoding vacuolar protein sorting-associated protein 33B gives MAHTGWRDAPDLPDFSLLKRLARDQLIYLLEQLPGKKDLFIEADLMSPLDRIANVTTLKQHEVDKLYKVEHKPIISTSDQLCFLIRPRVQTVKWVCGIVNKDKAEGRFRRYKIIFTPQKFYVCETVLEEQGVYGDVTTDEWAFYLLPLDDDIISMELPEFFRDNFLEGDQRWVTTAGSALHLLHSLYGPFSKVYGIGRCAKVAYESWRELLEEGEQKPQKPHIGNVFLIDRDVDFVTPLCSQVVYEGLVDDIFRIKCGSVEFGPDVTSSDKSIKVMLNSQDKVFSEIRNEHFSNVFGFLSQKARNLQTAYDKRRGMDIKQMKTFVSEELKGLKQEHRLLSLHIGASESMMKKKTKQDFQELLKTEHSLLEGFEVRECIAFIEEHINRQVSMIESLRLLCLLSITENGLLPKDYRSLKAQYLQSYGIEHLLTFANLRQLGILVEQQPGETLTVMESKVGKLVNDKTAGKLTETFSSLAKKSNFRALSKRLTLVPKSDEEYDLRVPKDMAYIFSGAYVPLSCKLIEQVLERDGWTGLEEVTRMISGHEFAVTAGSNGGEARIKTDAQRIILVMFLGGCTYSEIAALRFLGKERGLKFIVVTTAITNSARMLEALLDH, from the exons ATGGCACACACGGGCTGGCGAGATGCTCCTGACCTCCCAGACTTCTCTTTGCTCAAGAGACTGGCGAGGGATCAGCTGATCTACCTGCTGGAACAG CTACCAGGCAAAAAAGACCTGTTTATTGAGGCAGACTTAATGAGCCCTTTGGATCGTATTGCTAATGTCACCACATTGAAG caACATGAAGTAGACAAGCTGTACAAAGTTGAACATAAGCCTATCATCAGCACTTCAGATCA ACTATGCTTCCTCATACGGCCACGAGTGCAAACTGTTAAATGGGTTTGTG GTATTGTCAATAAAGACAAGGCAGAAGGAAGATTTAGGAGATACAAGATCATATTTACCCCACAAAAG TTTTATGTTTGTGAAACAGTTCTTGAAGAGCAGGGGGTCTATGGTG ATGTGACCACAGATGAATGGGCCTTTTATCTCCTTCCCTTGGATGATGACATCATCAGTATGGAGCTTCCAGAATTCTTCAGAGACAACTTTTTG GAAGGAGACCAGCGATGGGTGACAACAGCAGGAAGTGCGCTGCACCTGTTGCACTCCCTCTATGGTCCCTTCAGCAAGGTGTATGGGATTGGCCGATGCGCTAAG gTGGCCTATGAGTCTTGGAGAGAATTGCTGGAGGAGGGGGAACAGAAGCCTCagaaaccacatattggaaatGTTTTTCTAATTGACAGAG ATGTTGACTTTGTCACTCCTCTTTGCTCACAAGTAGTCTATGAAGGTCTTGTGGATGACATATTCAGAATTAAATGTG GAAGTGTAGAGTTTGGCCCTGATGTCACTTCCTCTGACAAAAGTATTAAAGTGATGCTGAACTCGCAAGATAAG GTGTTCAGTGAGATCAGGAATGAGCATTTCTCCAATGTGTTTGGCTTTCTAAGCCAGAAGGCACGGAACCTCCAAACTGCATATGAT aaACGGCGTGGTATGGACATAAAACAGATGAAGACATTTGTTTCTGAGGAGCTGAAGGGCTTGAAACAGGAACATCGGCTCCTTAGTTTGC ATATTGGAGCTAGTGAGTCAATGATGAAAAAGAAAACGAAGCAAGATTTTCAGGAGCTCTTGAAAACAGAGCACT CTTTACTTGAAGGTTTTGAAGTGCGTGAATGTATTGCCTTCATTGAGGAGCACATCAACAGACAG GTTTCAATGATTGAAAGTCTGAGGCTTCTTTGTCTGCTGTCTATAACAGAAAATG GTCTGCTTCCCAAGGATTATCGGTCACTAAAGGCCCAGTACCTTCAA AGTTATGGTATAGAACACTTACTGACATTTGCAAATCTGCGGCAACTGGGAATTCTGGTAGAGCAGCAACCAGGAGAGACGCTGACAGTAATGGAAAGTAAAGTGGGCAAACTGGTCAATGACAAGACTGCAG GAAAGCTCACTGAAACATTTTCGTCTTTGGCGAAGAAAAGTAATTTCCGGGCACTGAGCAAAAGACTGACTCTG GTGCCAAAGTCAGATGAGGAATACGACCTGCGAGTACCCAAAGACATGGCCTACATCTTTAGTGGTGCTTATGTCCCTCTCAGCTGTAAACTGATTGAGCAG GTACTGGAGCGGGATGGCTGGACAGGATTAGAAGAGGTCACTCGAATGATAAGTGGCCATGAATTTGCAGTCACTG CCGGAAGCAATGGAGGTGAGGCCAGAATCAAGACTGATGCCCAGCGGATCATCCTGGTGATGTTTCTGGGAGGCTGCACATATTCTGAGATCGCGGCCCTGCGGTTcctggggaaggagagag GTCTGAAGTTCATTGTGGTGACAACAGCCATAACAAACAGTGCCAGAATGCTGGAGGCACTGCTAGACCACTGA
- the hddc3 gene encoding guanosine-3',5'-bis(diphosphate) 3'-pyrophosphohydrolase MESH1 yields MNSDAVILLETVNFAADKHRNQRRKDHEETPYINHPIGVARILSHEGGITDIVVLQAALLHDTVEDTDTTIDELESIFGPTVARIVQEVTDDKSLPKQERKRLQVEHAPHCSQQAKLVKLADKLYNLRDLNRCTPKGWTAERVQEYFEWAVKVVKGLRGTNSALEDLLDQLFRERSVRI; encoded by the exons ATGAATTCAGATGCTGTCATTTTACTGGAAACAGTCAACTTTGCTGCTGACAAACATCGTAATCAACGCCGCAAAGATCATGAAGAGACACCATATATAAATCATCCAATTG gtgtGGCAAGAATTTTGAGCCATGAAGGAGGAATCACAGACATTGTCgttttgcag GCAGCATTGCTACATGACACAGTGGAGGACACAGACACTACTATCGACGAGTTGGAGTCCATTTTTGGGCCAACTGTTGCCAGGATTGTCCAGGAGGTAACAGACGACAAGTCTCTACCAAAACAAGAGCGAAAACGTCTGCAGGTGGAGCACGCACCTCACTGCAGCCAACAAGCCAAACTGGTCAAACTAGCTGATAAGCTTTACAACCTTAGGGACCTCAACCGGTGTACACCCAAAG GTTGGACAGCGGAGAGGGTGCAGGAGTACTTTGAGTGGGCAGTGAAGGTAGTCAAAGGGCTCCGTGGCACCAACTCAGCTCTGGAGGATTTACTGGATCAACTATTTAGGGAAAGATCTGTTAGAATCTAA